From Gimesia panareensis, the proteins below share one genomic window:
- a CDS encoding M28 family peptidase yields the protein MRDHASLFRYAAILWALLLVCSVNSTFAAEPKFDAARAFGYLTKVCRLKSRVSGSSGMAEQQKLIAEHFRELKAQVKFQSFDAPHPLRGTPVRMNNMIISWNPEAKKRILLACHYDTRPFPDRDRYRPQGLFIGANDGASGVAFLMELGNLMPELKISHGYGVDFVFFDGEELVYRDNDPYFLGSKYFANQYKSEPRDYDYVYGVLFDMIADKNLAIYMEKNSIKFAPQLTRSIWLAAQKVGVRQFIPQAKFEIRDDHLPLNEIAGIPTCDIIDFDYPAWHTTRDIPRACSGASLEKVGKVMIYWLQNIPESNN from the coding sequence TTGCGCGATCACGCTTCGCTATTCAGGTACGCAGCGATCCTCTGGGCGCTCCTCCTCGTTTGTTCCGTCAACAGCACTTTCGCTGCCGAACCGAAGTTTGATGCGGCTCGTGCGTTTGGTTATCTGACCAAGGTCTGCCGCCTGAAATCGCGAGTCAGTGGTTCGTCCGGTATGGCCGAGCAGCAGAAGCTGATTGCAGAGCATTTCCGGGAACTGAAAGCGCAGGTGAAATTTCAATCCTTTGACGCACCCCATCCACTGCGTGGCACCCCCGTGCGGATGAACAATATGATTATCAGCTGGAACCCGGAAGCCAAAAAACGGATCCTGCTGGCCTGCCACTACGACACGCGCCCGTTTCCCGACCGAGACCGTTATCGTCCCCAGGGACTGTTTATCGGCGCCAATGATGGTGCCAGCGGGGTCGCGTTTCTGATGGAACTGGGGAATCTCATGCCCGAGTTAAAAATCAGTCACGGCTATGGCGTTGATTTCGTGTTCTTTGACGGCGAAGAACTGGTCTACCGGGATAATGATCCCTATTTTCTGGGTTCCAAATATTTCGCGAATCAATATAAATCGGAACCGCGGGACTATGACTATGTTTACGGTGTGCTGTTTGACATGATTGCTGATAAAAATCTGGCGATCTACATGGAAAAGAACAGTATCAAATTCGCACCGCAGCTGACCCGCAGTATCTGGCTGGCTGCTCAAAAAGTCGGTGTCAGACAGTTCATTCCCCAGGCCAAATTTGAAATCCGGGATGATCATTTACCACTGAATGAAATCGCGGGCATCCCCACCTGTGATATCATCGATTTCGATTATCCGGCCTGGCACACAACCCGGGATATCCCACGTGCCTGCTCGGGTGCCAGCCTGGAAAAAGTAGGGAAAGTCATGATTTACTGGCTACAGAATATTCCTGAATCAAACAACTAA
- a CDS encoding cytochrome ubiquinol oxidase subunit I, with the protein MLDTLLLHRVQFAFTASFHYLFPQLTMGLALLIFILKTLGLRGHAWADVAARFWLKIFGLTFLMGVVTGIPLEFQFGTNWSQLVKSTGSILGQTLAMEGMFAFFLESTFLYLLIFGEKKLSQPLHWGVSFLLMAGTWLSGYFIICTNAFLQHPVGYRIDEDGVYHLTSIWALLSNPWALKQYLHTMTGSVITGCFTMSSIAAYYLLKEKHVEVSRRFLKVSVIVGFAACLIAVMPTGDWEAKQVLKHQPVKFAAMEGHFHTEDGAGMVLIGQPNLEELKIDNPIIIPHVLSFLTYSSWNAEVKGLTAYDRDLWPDNIELLYFSYHIMAGLGTLFIALMGLSILMLLKGKLHTTRWLLWLLMLSLPFPFIANTAGWFTAEIGRQPWLIYGLMKTADGASRNISEGNVLFTLLGFMGLYLLLSVLYFFLATRLIGQGPEALNLNQTDAATAEGA; encoded by the coding sequence ATGCTGGATACACTCCTGTTACATCGCGTGCAGTTTGCTTTTACTGCTTCGTTCCATTACCTGTTTCCCCAGCTGACGATGGGGCTGGCGCTGCTGATTTTCATTCTGAAGACTCTGGGCCTGCGGGGCCATGCCTGGGCCGATGTGGCGGCTCGTTTCTGGTTGAAAATCTTTGGTCTGACCTTCCTGATGGGCGTGGTGACAGGAATTCCACTGGAATTTCAGTTTGGTACCAACTGGTCGCAACTGGTGAAATCAACCGGTTCGATCCTGGGCCAGACTCTGGCGATGGAGGGGATGTTCGCCTTCTTTCTGGAATCCACGTTTCTGTATCTGCTGATCTTTGGCGAAAAGAAACTGAGCCAGCCGCTGCACTGGGGCGTTTCGTTTCTACTGATGGCGGGTACGTGGCTGAGTGGCTACTTTATTATCTGTACCAACGCGTTCCTGCAGCATCCGGTGGGTTACCGCATCGACGAGGACGGCGTGTATCATCTCACCAGCATCTGGGCCCTGCTCAGTAATCCCTGGGCGTTGAAACAGTATCTGCATACGATGACCGGCTCTGTGATTACAGGCTGTTTTACAATGTCCTCGATTGCCGCTTACTATCTGCTCAAAGAAAAACATGTGGAAGTCTCGCGCCGGTTTCTGAAAGTCTCAGTCATCGTCGGATTTGCCGCCTGCCTGATCGCCGTCATGCCGACAGGCGACTGGGAGGCCAAGCAGGTACTCAAGCATCAGCCAGTCAAATTCGCAGCCATGGAGGGGCACTTCCATACCGAAGACGGTGCGGGTATGGTGCTGATCGGCCAGCCCAACCTGGAAGAACTCAAGATCGACAACCCGATCATTATTCCCCACGTGCTTTCCTTCCTGACTTATTCCAGCTGGAATGCGGAGGTGAAAGGGCTGACGGCTTATGACCGGGATCTCTGGCCGGATAATATCGAACTGCTGTACTTTTCCTATCACATCATGGCCGGTTTGGGGACACTGTTTATTGCTTTGATGGGTCTGAGCATCCTGATGCTGCTGAAAGGGAAACTGCATACCACCCGCTGGCTACTCTGGTTGCTGATGCTCTCGCTTCCCTTTCCGTTTATTGCGAATACTGCCGGCTGGTTTACGGCTGAAATTGGTCGCCAGCCCTGGCTGATTTACGGGTTGATGAAAACGGCAGACGGTGCTTCCCGGAATATCTCTGAGGGCAACGTGCTGTTCACGCTACTGGGATTTATGGGATTATACCTGCTGCTGTCCGTGTTGTATTTCTTCCTGGCCACCCGCCTGATCGGACAGGGACCGGAGGCACTGAACCTGAATCAAACTGATGCTGCTACCGCAGAGGGTGCTTGA
- the cydB gene encoding cytochrome d ubiquinol oxidase subunit II, which translates to METVWLLLLVFMIATYVVLDGFDLGVGVLHLLLARNRAEQKQIMQSIAPLWDGNEVWLIAAGGTMMMAFPGFLSSMFSGFYLPLTMVVWLLIFRAISIELPHFLEDSLWIHFWNMMLFVSSGLLIVILGAAMANVFRGVPLDATGSFFEPLWTNFRIGKQTGILDWFTILGGITSATILLHHGALWLIAKTDGVIQQRALKGAAWLWGGSLLLTLVMFAACYQVQTQARGNFSSHPWMWILPVLALLSLGGSLLFRKRQRHLSAFLCSGAFIYLFLFGGTAALYPNLLPGLNPEHHLTIYNTSPSTEKLATTLWWWIPGILLVGVYFTILFRSLPPVISASSTDEH; encoded by the coding sequence ATGGAAACAGTCTGGTTACTACTACTGGTATTCATGATTGCCACTTATGTGGTACTGGATGGCTTCGATCTGGGTGTCGGTGTGCTGCATCTGCTTCTGGCCAGAAACCGGGCGGAGCAAAAGCAGATCATGCAGTCGATTGCCCCCCTGTGGGACGGGAACGAAGTCTGGCTGATCGCCGCCGGCGGAACGATGATGATGGCCTTCCCGGGCTTTCTGAGCTCGATGTTCAGCGGCTTTTATCTGCCCCTGACGATGGTGGTCTGGCTGTTGATATTCCGGGCCATCAGTATTGAACTGCCGCACTTTCTCGAGGACTCGTTGTGGATCCATTTCTGGAACATGATGTTGTTTGTCTCCAGCGGGCTGCTGATCGTGATCCTGGGTGCCGCGATGGCGAATGTCTTTCGGGGCGTGCCCCTGGATGCTACCGGCAGTTTCTTTGAACCACTGTGGACCAATTTTCGCATCGGCAAACAGACCGGGATCCTGGACTGGTTCACCATTCTGGGAGGCATTACGTCCGCGACGATTCTGCTGCATCATGGTGCACTCTGGCTGATTGCGAAAACGGATGGCGTGATCCAGCAGCGGGCACTCAAGGGTGCCGCCTGGCTGTGGGGCGGTTCCTTGCTGCTCACCCTGGTCATGTTTGCCGCCTGCTACCAGGTACAGACGCAGGCCCGCGGAAACTTTTCCTCACATCCCTGGATGTGGATTCTGCCTGTTCTGGCACTCCTGTCGCTGGGAGGCTCACTGCTGTTCCGCAAACGGCAGCGGCATCTGTCTGCGTTTCTGTGTTCCGGTGCATTTATTTATCTGTTCCTCTTTGGCGGCACCGCTGCACTCTACCCCAACCTGCTCCCCGGGCTGAATCCGGAGCATCATCTGACAATCTATAACACGTCGCCTTCCACAGAGAAACTAGCCACGACGCTCTGGTGGTGGATTCCCGGAATTCTCCTGGTAGGCGTCTATTTTACGATCCTGTTTCGTTCGCTGCCTCCGGTCATTTCCGCTTCGTCTACAGACGAACATTGA